In a genomic window of Mercenaria mercenaria strain notata chromosome 19, MADL_Memer_1, whole genome shotgun sequence:
- the LOC128551116 gene encoding uncharacterized protein LOC128551116, which translates to MCESKCSCTCVNETCHQVTAECLYGCIDGYDGLQCTQATKQIQQDGITTGELIGIVFGSVLIGIVIGGTLTVAFIIWKRRKRGENNQQKDVNNENNIPVTYEDLKERDERTYSEITANRQSSPPAVEYVNC; encoded by the exons ATGTGCGAAAGTAAATGCAGTTGTACTTGTGTAAATGAAACTTGCCATCAAGTCACTGCAGAATGTTTGTATGGTTGCATTGATGGTTACGATGGGCTGCAGTGTACACAAG CAACGAAACAAATTCAGCAAGATGGTATTACCACTGGTGAACTGATAGGAATAGTATTTGGATCAGTGCTGATTGGTATAGTTATTGGAGGGACTTTAACAGTAGCCTTCATTATTTGGAAACGAAG AAAAAGAGGTGAAAACAATCAACAGAAAG ATGTCAACAATGAGAATAATATCCCCGTGACATATGAAGATTTAAAGGAACGTGATGAGAGGACATACAGTGAGATAACTGCAAACCGACAATCGTCTCCTCCAGCAGTCGAATATGTGAATTGTTGA
- the LOC128551114 gene encoding multiple epidermal growth factor-like domains protein 10, which produces MARTTAVLLLLLCHFDISSQTCNECECCDGDNACDTDKKCINGCIAGYWGDKCTYPCQETCKSCVSKVNCTECHPGYYTTQCTFECGKGCANNTCLQSGQCTCKSNNFRKGFCSSCSNNKYGDECNYTCPTNCGACESQIECRWCIKNAFYGSYCQFMCSTGCVKGTCRQVDGSCNAGCKPGFKGHRCDSCVSGKYGPNCDLDCPRNCISCLSNSNCTECKLGFYGETCTDICSSCCHGICLLASGQCMKCKHGFYGDFCNNTKTCKDGLYGINCSKPCINVDYHCQKCLTNESGMYGGCINCNSAYYLTVPFGGSYSVCTACPEDCKNHVCNSTGFCTYGCLLGKWGDTCKSYCKSNCLECNQTDGKCIKCKNRTYSEDCSKLCSSNCSSIDSEQICEFHTGECINGCSSYSKYGAYCEQRCSETCINQTCNWKTGVCSYGCVKNYYGSFCENKCASTCKSVEKQRSCKDSTGLCVFGCDDGFHGNMCESKCGNCVNGTCHQVTAECVYDCIDGYGGLQCTQATKQVQQEGITTGELIGIVFGSVLIGILIGGALTLALVWKKRNTRKRDESNQQTDVDYENNIPVTYEDLKERDERTYSEIVSERQLSPQADEYVNC; this is translated from the exons ATGGCAAGAACAACAGCAGTGCTTTTacttttattatgtcattttg ATATCTCCTCTCAGACATGTAACGAATGTGAATGCTGTGATGGAGATAACGCGTGTGATACGGACAAGAAATGTATCAATGGATGTATAGCAGGTTATTGGGGAGATAAATGCACATATCCATGTCAAGAGACCTGTAAAAGCTGTGTAAGCAAAGTCAATTGTACAGAATGTCATCCTGGATATTATACTACCCAATGTACTTTTGAATGTGGGAAAGGATGTGCCAACAATACTTGCTTACAATCAGGACAGTGTACTTGTAAATCAAACAATTTTAGAAAAGGTTTTTGTAGCAGCTGTTCAAATAATAAGTATGGCGATGAATGTAACTACACTTGTCCAACTAACTGCGGTGCCTGTGAATCACAAATAGAATGTAGATGGtgcataaaaaatgcattttacggCTCATACTGTCAGTTTATGTGTTCTACAGGATGCGTCAAAGGAACATGCAGGCAGGTTGATGGTAGTTGTAATGCAGGATGCAAACCTGGCTTTAAAGGACATAGATGTGATTCTTGTGTGTCAGGAAAATACGGACCAAATTGTGATTTAGATTGTCCGAGAAATTGCATATCTTGTTTATCAAACTCGAACTGCACTGAATGTAAACTAGGCTTTTACGGTGAAACGTGTACAGATATCTGCTCATCTTGTTGTCATGGAATATGTTTGTTGGCCAGTGGTCAATGTATGAAGTGTAAACACGGATTCTATGGAGATTTCTGCAATAACACAAAAACATGTAAAGACGGCTTGTATGGTATTAACTGTTCAAAGCCATGCATAAATGTAGATTATCATTGTCAAAAGTGCTTAACAAATGAATCAGGTATGTATGGGGGCTGCATAAATTGTAACAGTGCATATTACCTGACAGTTCCCTTCGGCGGTTCGTACAGCGTTTGCACAGCATGTCCAGAGGACTGCAAAAACCATGTTTGTAATTCAACCGGATTTTGTACATATGGATGTTTACTCGGCAAATGGGGAGATACATGCAAATCTTACTGTAAATCAAACTGTTTAGAATGCAATCAGACAGACGGGAAATGTATCAAATGCAAGAATAGAACATATTCAGAGGATTGTTCAAAGTTATGTAGTAGCAATTGTAGTTCAATTGACAGTGAACAAATATGCGAATTTCACACTGGTGAATGTATCAATGGATGTAGTTCATATAGCAAATATGGAGCCTATTGTGAACAACGCTGTAGTGAAACATGTATCAATCAAACATGCAATTGGAAAACGGGTGTTTGCTCATACGGATGTGTGAAGAATTATTATGGCtctttttgtgaaaataaatgtgCATCTACATGTAAATCAGTGGAAAAGCAACGTTCATGTAAAGATTCCACTGGGTTATGTGTTTTTGGATGTGATGATGGTTTTCATGGCAATATGTGTGAAAGTAAATGCGGTAATTGTGTAAATGGAACATGCCATCAAGTCACGGCGGAATGTGTGTATGATTGCATTGATGGCTACGGTGGGTTGCAATGTACACAAG CAACGAAACAAGTTCAGCAAGAAGGTATTACCACTGGTGAACTGATAGGGATCGTATTTGGATCAGTGCTGATTGGCATACTTATTGGAGGGGCGTTAACATTAGCTTTAGTATGGAAAAAAAG GAACACCAGAAAACGAGATGAAAGCAATCAACAGACAG ATGTCGACTATGAGAATAACATCCCCGTGACATATGAAGACTTAAAAGAACGTGATGAGAGGACATACAGTGAGATAGTTTCAGAACGGCAGTTGTCTCCACAAGCGGATGAATATGTGAATTGTTGA